The nucleotide sequence CTGGATTTTTGGCTGCAAAAGCTGCAAAAGGTTCGGCTGAAATATCTAAACCCACCACATTTTTAAAACCTTTGTTGTATAAATAAGCTAGTTCGTGACCACTGCCTACCCCTGGTATCAAAATTTTTAAGTTTTTATTGGTGAGCTGATCCACGTATTCTTTTATAGGTGTGGTGATTTCACCGGCATCCCAAGGGATATTGTTTTCGGCATATCGGCTGGTCCAATATTCTTTATTTAGTTTCATTGTTTAGTTGTTCAAAATAATCATCTTCATCTAAGTACTCATCTATATCGCGGCGGTCTTTCTTGGTTGGTCGGCCTTCGCCTTTTGCACGGTAGTGCTCTTTTGCCAATTTCAAAAGCTCTAAATGTTCAAATGCTTCTGGTGGTGTTTCATCTTTTCGGTACATGTCAACCAACTTTGCACCTACTCTATTGGGCGGAATATCTAAAACCGTGTACTGGTAATTGATTTGATCTTTCCGAACCGAAATTTTATCGCCCGAGAAAACATCTCTCGAAGCTTTTGCCTGTTGATTGTTTACTAATATATGACCTTTTTTTACGGCATCAGTAGCTATACTACGTGTTTTATAAACCCTAATACACCACAAATATTTATCTACGCGCATATTGATATTATAATTTTGGGTTAATTTTTAAACAAAAATAAATGAAAATTGTATCTTGCACCATTAATTTATAAGTTAAATGAAAAGATTTTTTACATGGGCAGCATTGTTTAGCGGTTCTTTATTAATTTGGAACTGCAACCCGGAAGACAATGATACCACTATTGCAGAGCGCGACCGCCAAGAAGTATATAACGAAGATATCATCGAGATTGAAACCTTTTTAAAATCAAACAGCATTGAAATTCTGGAAGACGGCGTAAACTTTGAAACCACCGATTTGAATGCATCAAATGCTATTTGGAACCAAAGTGAAAATCCGCTGCAATCTATCACTATAAAAAATCTACCTTATTACACCAATTCACAAGGTTTGCAAAAATTAACCGATAATGTGGAATATAAATTATACTATATTATTGTGAATGAAGGTGGTGGAGAAACCCCAAATATGCATGACAATGCATTTACTTCATATACGGGTTATAAATTTGACAAAACGATTTTTGACACCTATCCGTTTGGTTTTTGGAGTGCATACCCCGCTTTTTCAAGCTATACTGAAACCATTGCAGGTTACAGACAAATTCTTCAAAAAATTAAAACAGCTAGTGCCATCATTGAAAATGAAGACGGTACTTATACCTATGAAAACCCAGGACGTGTAATTGTGTTTATGCCATCTGGTTTAGGATATTTTGCATCATCTCCTGCTGGCAGCACTATTGGTACTTACGAACCTTTGATTTTTGATATTTCATTGATTGCGAAGAAAGAAGTAGATCATGACAACGATGGTTTACTTGATAAATACGAAGATGTTAACGGCAACGGAGATTTATGGGACGATGATACCGATGGCGATGGAAAACCTAATTTTTTAGATATTGATGACGATGGCGATGGTTATACCACACGTCAGGAAATCACTTACACTGTGGAAGAAAATGGCGAAATGGTTCAAAAATTATATGAATTTGAACAAATTCCAAATTGCGAAAATGGTTCAGTAAAAAAACATTTAGATAAAAATTGTCATTAAAAATACACTAAAACCTGTTTAATTGCAGGTTTTTTTTAGCTTAAGAAAAAACATGAACACTTCCAATATTGCCCAATTAATACAAAAAGATTTAGAAACCTTACTTTATTACAAAAGCAAGAAAGATAAAATTTCTGTTAACAATGCCATTGAAATTGCATCGTATGTTGCAGCAAACTTTTTAAGGATTATATTTGCAAAAAATAAAGAGATAAAACCCGAAGAATTAAACGGTGTTTTTGGAATTATTAGTAATATTTATAACGATATATTTCAAAATCAATTGCAGCCTGCAGATTATGAAATGATAAGCACCAAAGCTTTAGAATTGTTAAACGATACTGATTTTGACCAGAACTGCAAAGCCTTCTTCAAAAGTATCATTCCTTAAGTTGCACCCTACTGTTAATGATTAATTTCGATTTCAACGAAGATTATATTTTAGAAAATGAATTTGTTCGATTAGAACCTTTATCGGCAAAGCATTATGAAGATTTTTTAGAGTTTACCATACATGAACCCGAAATTTGGGAATATTCTATGGTGAAATGTGATACACCAGAAAATTTGAATAAATATATTGGTATTGCTATTCAAAAACGCATTAACCAAGAAGAATATACTTTTGCTGTTTTTGACAAGAAAAAGCAAAAATTTGTTGGCGCTACACGCTATTGCGATATTTATTTAAACAGCAATCGCTTACAAATGGGTTATACTTGGTACGGAAAAGCATTTCAAGGAACGGGTGTAAACAAAAATTGCAAATGGCTTTTATTGGAATTTGCTTTTGAGAAAATGCAGATGGTTCGGGTGGAATTTAGAGCTTATTCTGAAAACCTGAGAAGTATAAATGCTTTGCTAAGTATTGGTTGTTCCGTTGATGGAGTTTTGCGCAGCAACGCCATTTGTCCTAAAACAGGTGTGCGAAGAGATACCATGGTGTTGAGTATTTTAAACACAGAGTGGAACGAATCGGTGCGCGAAATGCTCTATGCAAAAATCTATCCAATGGATCAGTAAAAAAACTACATTTTAAAACTCTGTATTTTAGTATTATACACCAAATAATCTTCAAGAAGATGTATTTTTTTGGTGTATGCCTTGCATTCATAATTTAGAATAATAATGCCATTTAGTTCGTGTAGTTGCTTTAATTCTATTTGTTTGCAAAACATTTTAATATTTGTTTCAATTTCGGGTTTACTTTTGTAATGTATTTTATCAATCTGAATTTCAATGCGTTTCAATGAAATCATTGTTAATAAATGTTTGTTTACAAATCCACCTAAATGAATGATGAAAAAACTGCATGCCAGAAAGGTAAGTGCGGTATAAAACTGACCAAAACCAATACTCATTCCAATAGCTGCTGCAATCCAAATTATACTAGCAGTGGTTAATCCGTTGATACTAAAAGCATCTTTAAAAATAACACCTGCGCCCAAAAAACCAATGCCACTAACCACATACGAAGCAATGCGTGTGGCATCTTCAGAATCGCCCATACCCAATTTGTAGGAAAGCAACGTAAACAGCGTACTTCCTAAACATATCAAGGTTATGGTTCGCAAACCGGCAGCTTTGTCTTTCAACTCTCTTTCGGCACCCAAAAGCATTCCCACCAAAAGCGAGAACGAAGCTTTTAGCAGATCCGATAATTGCCAATAATCAGTGATAGTGGTGAAATCCATAGTCATTTTTAAATTAAAAAGGTTAACGAAAACGCTAACCTTTTAGATGTACTATAAATATACTATTTTTTTATTATTTAATGATTAGTTTGTGGGAATATTCTCCTGCATTTGATTTGAATTTAAGCAGGTAGATTCCTGCTTGGTAACCTGCAGTGGGAATAGTTACTTTGCTTCCTAAAATTTGTGATGCAATTATTTTTTTTCCTGTAATATCAAACATTTCAAAAGTAGTTTCATTTGCTAATTGCGATTCAATAATAAAATAATCATTTCCAACAGGATTAGGATAAATCGCTAATTTTGATTGCATTTCTATGTTTTTAGTAGAAGCAGGTGCGTCACCAATTCCCACAGCGTACCAAGCATTTACAACTTCGTCCCATTCGTTTGAATGAAGTCCATATAATGTTTCAGCAGCTATTTTGGTGGCATTATAAAAATCCATATATGTTGCTGAGGGTGACAAGCTGTTTGTTAACGCTCTGTAAGCAATCTTTTCTGCTTTTTGAATGGTGATAGGGTTTACATAGTACGCGTTTCCTAAATCATTGGTTCCATTTCCACCCATACTTAGTAAATAAAACCAATGGTTCCCCACACCACTGTTTATATGCACACCGCCATAATCGTTATATGCGTTTGGATTATTGGTAGTTTTCTGCCAATAAGTACCTTTGTAAGTATCGGGTTGATTTGGAGCTCCTGCCGAGACAGGTGTATTATTTGGGTTGTTCATACTTCTAAAATAGTTTGGGGAAACATTGTTTTTAAAAACCCCTTCACCTATTGTCCAATTAGGATTGTCGTTTACATAAAATTCTATAGCTGTTCCAAAAATGTCTGCAAATGATTCATTTATAGCCCCAGATTCGTTTTCATAATCTAAACCTCCATTGCCGTTTCTGCTAATTACCATGTGCGAAAATTCGTGCCCCGCGATATCTAAAGAGACCACTGGATGCATGCTAGAACCTCCTTTACCGTAAAACATTCCATTGTACACATCATTTTGATAGAATTCATCTACAGCCGCTGCATTTTCATCTGTACCTAAAACAGCACCTGCATCATAATAGTTATGAATGATATGATTATTTCCATCAAAACTAAATCTGTTGTGAATATTTTTATAGTAATCATACGTTTCTCTCATAGCCCAATGCACTTCTACAGCAGGCTTTAATCCATTAACTGTGAAATTTGGAGTAGCATTTGTGTATTCTGAAAATCCGTTGAATGAACCATCGCTGTTTAGTTGCCCGTCTAAATTAGATCCATTTAAGGTTCTAATATTTCTACTGTTATCCATTAAACGATACGTTCCATTGTAAGAATCTACAGTCATACTCTTAGTTCCTCTAAAATAAGTAGCACTAGAACTTGGAGTATCGGCTTTATATACTTTATTTCTTTCTATTAACAGCTCACCTGTTTGAGCGTCTATAATAAAATCAATACTCTTTAAAGGATATAAGGAGCGAATATTTATTTTTTTTACAAGTTTAATTACAAGGCCTTGCGTTTCATCTTCTTTTTTTAATATATATTTTTCAATAGCGCTTTCTGTTGCACTTTCATTCACACCAAAAGCTTTTCGGGCAATTTCAACAACTTCAGTATCGGTTATTTTTTCGGAAACAGCTAGCTCTTTAAAAGATATCAATTGCCCATTTAGATGATTAATTTTCCCTTGCTTTTCATGCAAAAAAACTAAATCTCCATGCACTTTTATTCCTTTAAAAAAATGTTGGTAACTGTAGTGAATAGCACCAGTTTCTGTATCCTTGGTCTTTTTAATCAATTCAAATGAATGATTGCTATCTAAATTAAAGTAACTAACAAGATTTTTATCAAAGTCATCTGCAGCGATTTTAAAGTTGCTAAAATCTGCATAGAACGTTCCTAATTTGTTTTGAAATTTGGGTTTTGGCCATCTTTCTGAAGTCTGATCCGATATATTAATCTGATAACTTTCGGCAAAAATTGTTTGGGTAGGAACTAAAAAAAGAGCCGCTAAAATGGTACGACTCATCATTTTTTTTAATGGGATAAATGGTTGACTCATTACTAAAAATATCTGTTGTTTTGAATCCTCTAAATTAGTTATATTTTTTTAAGTAAAACAATAAAAGCAATGCTTTTAAACATTGCTTCTATTAAATACTTGTATAGTTATATGATTAATAACGTGCTGCTTCTTTTCTTGCGTCTTGAATCATATCTTCATTCGCTACAATTCCAAATTCCACGCGGCGGTTTTTAGCTTGTCCTTCTTTTGTATCGTTTGATGCAATTGGATCAGCCTCTCCCATTCCTTGCGCAGTAATTCTTTTCACGCCAATACCTTTTGATCCTAAGTATGATTTCACGGCATTTGCACGGCTGCGAGATAATTTCATGTTGTATTCATCTTTACCCACACTGTCTGTGTAGCCATAAATTGTAATTAAAGTTTTTGGGTTGCTTATTAAAACTTTAGCAATTTTATCCAAGTTTGCAGTCGCTGTTGGGGTTAATTCCGCTGAATCGAAGTTAAAGTTAACTGTATTTTCGTTCAATACTACTTTAATTCCTTCACCAACGCGTTCAACTGTTGCTCCAGGGATAGCTGTTTCAATTTCTTGTGCTTGTTTATCCATGTTTTTACCAATAATTGCACCGGCAGTTCCACCGATAACTCCACCCAAAACCGCACCTAAAGCACTGTTGTTTTTACTTCCTACATTATTTCCTAAAACACCGCCTAAAACCGCACCTGCAGTTGCACCAACTGCTGCACCTTTTTGAGTGTTGTTTGCATTTCTAACCGTGTTACACCCTGTGAATAGTGTTCCTGCCAATAAAGCAGTTGATAATACATATACGCTTACTTTTTTCATAACTTTCTATTTTTATTTATTATTTTTTACAAATGAATACACAATTGTTGCTTCCGTTGAATTGTCAATCAATTCAAAAGTCGTGTCTGTAATGTTTGCTGCGGTAAGATTATACCCTGTAGTAACATGTTTTGCCTTGTCATCACCAACAAACTTTAAGTTGAATGAACTGTCTTGCTTAATGTTCCATACAATTTTAGAATTGTACTCCGGACAACTTGAGGAATTGTTGTTCAAGGTAACAGTTCCTGTGTTATTGTTTGAAACAAATTTCCACTGACTGCCTTCAAAACATTTTGCATCGGCTATTTGGAATGATGTAACTTTAAATCCTGATGGATATTTTACATTGGTCAATGTCCACTCTCCTTTTAATTTAATCTGAGTTGGCACATCATTTTTTGTGTTAGTAGCTGTTTTACATGAGAACATTGCTACCGATAAAATTCCTATTGCTAAGACCTTTTTCATAATTAATATATTTTATAGTTCAAAATTAACAAATTTTGTGCCTTAATATAATTTTTGATGATTTTTTTTATGCCTTTTTGTCATATTTTTCATCATTGGTATTTGTTTTGACTATTTATCAGCAAAAATAACAGTAAAATTAATCTTATAAATATGACTTCAGGTAAAATAAATGTAACGGTTGAAAATATTTTTCCGTTGATTAAAAAGTTTTTATACAGCGATCACGAAATCTTTTTACGTGAATTGATTAGTAATGCTACCGATGCCACTTTAAAATTAAAGCATTTAACAGCTATTGGTGAAGCTACTGTTGAATATGGTCATCCAAAAATTGAAGTGAAGGTTGATAAAGAAAACAAAAAACTACACATTATTGACCAAGGGATTGGAATGACAGCTGAAGAGGTTGAAAAATACATTAACCAAGTCGCTTTTTCTGGCGCTGAAGAGTTCTTAGAAAAATATAAAGATTCTGCAAAAGATTCAGGCATTATTGGGCATTTTGGTTTAGGATTTTACTCGGCATTCATGGTTGCAAGTAAGGTTGAAATCATTACCAAATCATATAAAGAAGAACCTGCTGTTCACTGGACATGCGACGGATCGCCTGAGTTTACTTTAGAGCCTTCAAACAAAACCGAGCGTGGTACAGAAATCATTCTTCATATTGCCGATGATTCTACCGAATTTTTAGAAGACCACAAAATTCAACAACTTCTTTCTAAATACAACAAATTCATGCCCGTGCCTATTAAATTTGGAACAAAAACCGAAAAAGAAGGCGATAACGAAGTAGTGGTTGATGCAATCATCAATAACCCAAACCCGGCATGGACAAAGAAACCAAGTGAGCTAAACGATGAAGATTACAAAAATTTTTACCGCGAATTGTATCCTATGCAGTTCGACGATCCTTTGTTTCATATCCATTTGAATGTGGACCATCCGTTTAATTTAACAGGAATTCTATATTTTCCGAAATTATCGGGTGATTTAAGCATTCAAAAAGATAAAATTCAATTGTATCAAAATCAAGTTTTTGTTACCGATAATGTAGAAGGAATTGTTCCTGAATTTTTAACGATGTTAAAAGGTGTAATCGATTCTCCGGATATTCCTTTAAATGTGTCGCGTTCTTACTTGCAGGCCGATGGAAATGTGAAGAAAATATCGAATTACATTACCCGAAAAGTAGCCGATAAATTGAAATCGCTTTTTAACGAAGACCGTGCTGCTTTTGAACAAAAATGGAACGATATTAAAATTGTGCTGGAATATGGAATGCTGAGTGAGGATAAATTCTACGAAAAGGCGAAAGATTTTGCACTGTATCCAACCGTTGATGAGGCGTTTTTTACTTTTGAAGAATTAAAAGCAAAAATAAAAGCAAACCAAACCAATAAAGAAGGTAAAATGGTTGTGCTTTATGCGTCAAACAAAGATGCACAACACAGCTATATATCAAACGCCAAAGCAAAAGGATATGAAGTGTTGCTTTTAGATTCGCCAATTGTATCGCATTTAATTCAAAAGTTGGAAATGGATCATCAAGACATCACTTTTGCGCGTGTTGATGCGGATTCAATTGATAATTTAATTAAGAAAGAGGAAACGGTGGTTTCTAAATTAAGCGAGGATGAAACTAAAAAACTAAAAGAGTTTATCGAAACCACTATAAATAATAGCAACTACAGTGTTCAAACCGAAGCTTTGGACAGCAATGCGGAACCTTTCATGATCACGCAACCCGAATTTATGCGTCGTATGAAAGAAATGCAGGCAATGGGCGGCAATACCATATTTGGCAGTTTCCCAGATTCATACAATTTAATTGTTAATACGAATTCTGAAATTGCTTCTAAAATTTTAAACGAAAGTGATGAAGCCACTAAAAATCATTTAGTAAAACAAGCATTAGATTTAGCAAAACTGGCTCAAGGCTTGCTCAAAGGTGAAGAGCTTACTGCTTTTGTGAAACGAAATTTTGAAAATATTCAATAAAAAAAGGAGCATTTTGCTCCTTTTTTTATTGAATATTTTAAACTGAATTAATCAATTTTATAACGTTTTCTATCGTTTTCATTTAAGTAGATTTTACGTAAACGCAATGATTTTGGAGTAACCTCAACATATTCATCTTTTTGAATATACTCTAAAGCTTCTTCTAAAGAGAATTTAATTGCTGGAATGATTCGGGCTTTATCATCTGCACCGGATGAACGCACGTTTGTTAACTTTTTGGTTTTTGTTACGTTAACCGTCATATCATCTCCACGAGAATTTTCTCCAATAACCTGACCTTCGTAAATATCTTCATTTGGATCTACAAAGAATTTACCGCGATCTTGCAATTTATCAATAGAATAAGGAATTGCTTTACCGTTTTCCATAGAGATTAATGAACCGTTGTTACGCCCTGCAATTTCGCCTTTGTATGGTTGATATTCTAAGAAACGGTGTGCCATAATTGCCTCACCTGCTGTTGCTGTTAACAATTGGTTACGCAAACCAATGATTCCGCGCGATGGAATATTAAAAACAATAATCATACGCTCTCCTCGTGGTTCCATTGATAACATTTCGCCTTTGCGCAATGTTACAAATTCTACTGCACGTCCTGACAAGTTTTCAGGAATGTCAATGGTTAATTCTTCGATTGGCTCGCATTTCACTCCATCGATTTCTTTAATGATAACTTGCGGCTGACCAATTTGTAATTCGTAACCTTCACGACGCATGGTTTCAATTAAAACAGACAAATGCAATACACCACGACCAAAAACCATGAATTTATCAGCAGAATCGGTTTCATTTACGCGTAATGCTAAATTTTTCTCCAACTCTTTTGTTAAACGATCTTTTATATGGCGAGATGTCACATATTTTCCTTCTTTACCAAAAAACGGGGAATCGTTAATGGTAAATAACATGCTCATTGTAGGTTCATCAATCTTGATTGTTCCCAATCCTTCCGGATTTTCAAAATCGGCAATGCAGTCACCAATTTCAAAACCTTCAATCCCTACAACAGCACAAATATCACCTGCCTTCACTTCGGTAACTTTCATTCTGCCTAGACCTTCAAAGGTATAAAGCTCTTTGATTTTTGATTTCACAACGCCGCCTTCACGTTTAATTAAAGAAATATTCATTCCTTCACGCAAAACACCACGGTGTAAACGACCAATTGCAATACGACCTGTAAAAGAAGAGAAATCTAGCGAAGTGATTAACATTTGTGGGGTACCTTCTTTAACTTCGGCAGCCGGCACGTGTTCAATAACCATTTCTAATAATGCTTCCATTGAATCGGTTGGTTTTTTCCAATCGGTACTCATCCAGTTGTTTTTTGCCGAACCGTAAACCGAAGGGAAATCTAGCTGCCATTCTTCCGCACCTAATTCAAACATTAAATCGAACACTTTTTCGTGTACTTCGTCTGGGGTACAGTTTTCTTTATCAACTTTATTAATAACCACGCAAGGTTTTAAACCTAATTCAATAGCTTTTTGTAACACAAAACGTGTTTGTGGCATAGGTCCTTCAAATGCATCTACAATTAGCAAAACACCATCGGCCATATTTAAAACGCGTTCCACTTCTCCACCAAAATCCGCGTGTCCAGGAGTGTCAATAATGTTGATTTTTGTTCCTTTGTACTGAACAGAAACGTTTTTAGATACAATGGTAATTCCACGTTCGCGTTCTAAATCGTTATTATCAAGGATTAAATCACCTGTATTTTCATTCTCTCTAAACAATTGACAATGATACATAATTTTGTCAACCATGGTGGTTTTACCGTGGTCAACGTGTGCAATAATTGCGATATTTCTTATTTGGGTCATAAAAATAAAGTTTCTTGTATTTTATTGATGCTATTTAACAACAAAAAGCCCTCGATGAAAGAGAGCTTCAGTGTTATATATCTCAAAAACATTAACTGATTAAAGAGCGTTAACGTGTTTTGTTAATTTAGACTTTAAGTTAGCTGCTTTGTTAGCATGAATAATATTCTTTTTAGCTAATTTATCAATCATAGAAGTAACAACAACTAATTTTTCAGCAGCTTCTGATTTTGTTTCAATCAAACGTAAAGCTTTAATTGCATTACGAGTTGTTTTGTGCTGATACTTGTTTAATACTCTTTTCTTTTCGTTGCTTCTAATTCTTTTTAAAGCTGACTTGTGATTTGCCATTTTTTAATCTTTTTTAATTGTAATTAATTATTTAAAACTTTTAGTTAAAAAAGAAAAACCTCCCACATTTGCTTAGGCAAACACTTTGGTTTTAACTAATAAAATAAAAGCCGAGACACTGACTGATATTTTACAAAACTTATTTACAACTAACAGTAGCCCGTAAGGGAATCGAACCCTTCTTACCAGGATGAAAACCTGGCGTCCTAACCGATAGACGAACGGGCCATCGTTTTTTTAGGTTTGATGGAAACCTTTGTAGCCCGTAAGGGAATCGAACCCTTCTTACCAGGATGAAAACCTGGCGTCCTAACCGATAGACGAACGGGCCATCATTTTTTAGGTTTGATGGAAAACCTTGTAGCCCGTAAGGGAATCGAACCC is from Paenimyroides aestuarii and encodes:
- the rpsT gene encoding 30S ribosomal protein S20, which codes for MANHKSALKRIRSNEKKRVLNKYQHKTTRNAIKALRLIETKSEAAEKLVVVTSMIDKLAKKNIIHANKAANLKSKLTKHVNAL
- a CDS encoding RNA-binding S4 domain-containing protein: MRVDKYLWCIRVYKTRSIATDAVKKGHILVNNQQAKASRDVFSGDKISVRKDQINYQYTVLDIPPNRVGAKLVDMYRKDETPPEAFEHLELLKLAKEHYRAKGEGRPTKKDRRDIDEYLDEDDYFEQLNNETK
- a CDS encoding FKBP-type peptidyl-prolyl cis-trans isomerase, producing the protein MKRFFTWAALFSGSLLIWNCNPEDNDTTIAERDRQEVYNEDIIEIETFLKSNSIEILEDGVNFETTDLNASNAIWNQSENPLQSITIKNLPYYTNSQGLQKLTDNVEYKLYYIIVNEGGGETPNMHDNAFTSYTGYKFDKTIFDTYPFGFWSAYPAFSSYTETIAGYRQILQKIKTASAIIENEDGTYTYENPGRVIVFMPSGLGYFASSPAGSTIGTYEPLIFDISLIAKKEVDHDNDGLLDKYEDVNGNGDLWDDDTDGDGKPNFLDIDDDGDGYTTRQEITYTVEENGEMVQKLYEFEQIPNCENGSVKKHLDKNCH
- a CDS encoding M4 family metallopeptidase translates to MMSRTILAALFLVPTQTIFAESYQINISDQTSERWPKPKFQNKLGTFYADFSNFKIAADDFDKNLVSYFNLDSNHSFELIKKTKDTETGAIHYSYQHFFKGIKVHGDLVFLHEKQGKINHLNGQLISFKELAVSEKITDTEVVEIARKAFGVNESATESAIEKYILKKEDETQGLVIKLVKKINIRSLYPLKSIDFIIDAQTGELLIERNKVYKADTPSSSATYFRGTKSMTVDSYNGTYRLMDNSRNIRTLNGSNLDGQLNSDGSFNGFSEYTNATPNFTVNGLKPAVEVHWAMRETYDYYKNIHNRFSFDGNNHIIHNYYDAGAVLGTDENAAAVDEFYQNDVYNGMFYGKGGSSMHPVVSLDIAGHEFSHMVISRNGNGGLDYENESGAINESFADIFGTAIEFYVNDNPNWTIGEGVFKNNVSPNYFRSMNNPNNTPVSAGAPNQPDTYKGTYWQKTTNNPNAYNDYGGVHINSGVGNHWFYLLSMGGNGTNDLGNAYYVNPITIQKAEKIAYRALTNSLSPSATYMDFYNATKIAAETLYGLHSNEWDEVVNAWYAVGIGDAPASTKNIEMQSKLAIYPNPVGNDYFIIESQLANETTFEMFDITGKKIIASQILGSKVTIPTAGYQAGIYLLKFKSNAGEYSHKLIIK
- a CDS encoding lipocalin family protein yields the protein MKKVLAIGILSVAMFSCKTATNTKNDVPTQIKLKGEWTLTNVKYPSGFKVTSFQIADAKCFEGSQWKFVSNNNTGTVTLNNNSSSCPEYNSKIVWNIKQDSSFNLKFVGDDKAKHVTTGYNLTAANITDTTFELIDNSTEATIVYSFVKNNK
- a CDS encoding GNAT family N-acetyltransferase, with the protein product MINFDFNEDYILENEFVRLEPLSAKHYEDFLEFTIHEPEIWEYSMVKCDTPENLNKYIGIAIQKRINQEEYTFAVFDKKKQKFVGATRYCDIYLNSNRLQMGYTWYGKAFQGTGVNKNCKWLLLEFAFEKMQMVRVEFRAYSENLRSINALLSIGCSVDGVLRSNAICPKTGVRRDTMVLSILNTEWNESVREMLYAKIYPMDQ
- a CDS encoding MgtC/SapB family protein, whose product is MDFTTITDYWQLSDLLKASFSLLVGMLLGAERELKDKAAGLRTITLICLGSTLFTLLSYKLGMGDSEDATRIASYVVSGIGFLGAGVIFKDAFSINGLTTASIIWIAAAIGMSIGFGQFYTALTFLACSFFIIHLGGFVNKHLLTMISLKRIEIQIDKIHYKSKPEIETNIKMFCKQIELKQLHELNGIIILNYECKAYTKKIHLLEDYLVYNTKIQSFKM
- the typA gene encoding translational GTPase TypA, which gives rise to MTQIRNIAIIAHVDHGKTTMVDKIMYHCQLFRENENTGDLILDNNDLERERGITIVSKNVSVQYKGTKINIIDTPGHADFGGEVERVLNMADGVLLIVDAFEGPMPQTRFVLQKAIELGLKPCVVINKVDKENCTPDEVHEKVFDLMFELGAEEWQLDFPSVYGSAKNNWMSTDWKKPTDSMEALLEMVIEHVPAAEVKEGTPQMLITSLDFSSFTGRIAIGRLHRGVLREGMNISLIKREGGVVKSKIKELYTFEGLGRMKVTEVKAGDICAVVGIEGFEIGDCIADFENPEGLGTIKIDEPTMSMLFTINDSPFFGKEGKYVTSRHIKDRLTKELEKNLALRVNETDSADKFMVFGRGVLHLSVLIETMRREGYELQIGQPQVIIKEIDGVKCEPIEELTIDIPENLSGRAVEFVTLRKGEMLSMEPRGERMIIVFNIPSRGIIGLRNQLLTATAGEAIMAHRFLEYQPYKGEIAGRNNGSLISMENGKAIPYSIDKLQDRGKFFVDPNEDIYEGQVIGENSRGDDMTVNVTKTKKLTNVRSSGADDKARIIPAIKFSLEEALEYIQKDEYVEVTPKSLRLRKIYLNENDRKRYKID
- the htpG gene encoding molecular chaperone HtpG, which encodes MTSGKINVTVENIFPLIKKFLYSDHEIFLRELISNATDATLKLKHLTAIGEATVEYGHPKIEVKVDKENKKLHIIDQGIGMTAEEVEKYINQVAFSGAEEFLEKYKDSAKDSGIIGHFGLGFYSAFMVASKVEIITKSYKEEPAVHWTCDGSPEFTLEPSNKTERGTEIILHIADDSTEFLEDHKIQQLLSKYNKFMPVPIKFGTKTEKEGDNEVVVDAIINNPNPAWTKKPSELNDEDYKNFYRELYPMQFDDPLFHIHLNVDHPFNLTGILYFPKLSGDLSIQKDKIQLYQNQVFVTDNVEGIVPEFLTMLKGVIDSPDIPLNVSRSYLQADGNVKKISNYITRKVADKLKSLFNEDRAAFEQKWNDIKIVLEYGMLSEDKFYEKAKDFALYPTVDEAFFTFEELKAKIKANQTNKEGKMVVLYASNKDAQHSYISNAKAKGYEVLLLDSPIVSHLIQKLEMDHQDITFARVDADSIDNLIKKEETVVSKLSEDETKKLKEFIETTINNSNYSVQTEALDSNAEPFMITQPEFMRRMKEMQAMGGNTIFGSFPDSYNLIVNTNSEIASKILNESDEATKNHLVKQALDLAKLAQGLLKGEELTAFVKRNFENIQ
- a CDS encoding OmpA family protein, with the protein product MKKVSVYVLSTALLAGTLFTGCNTVRNANNTQKGAAVGATAGAVLGGVLGNNVGSKNNSALGAVLGGVIGGTAGAIIGKNMDKQAQEIETAIPGATVERVGEGIKVVLNENTVNFNFDSAELTPTATANLDKIAKVLISNPKTLITIYGYTDSVGKDEYNMKLSRSRANAVKSYLGSKGIGVKRITAQGMGEADPIASNDTKEGQAKNRRVEFGIVANEDMIQDARKEAARY